A genomic region of Brienomyrus brachyistius isolate T26 chromosome 6, BBRACH_0.4, whole genome shotgun sequence contains the following coding sequences:
- the LOC125744515 gene encoding cell division control protein 42 homolog isoform X1, protein MQTIKCVVVGDGAVGKTCLLISYTTNKFPSEYVPTVFDNYAVTVMIGGEPYTLGLFDTAGQEDYDRLRPLSYPQTDVFLVCFSVVSPSSFENVKEKWVPEITHHCPKTPFLLVGTQIDLRDDPSTIEKLAKNKQKPITPETAEKLARDLKAVKYVECSALTQKGLKNVFDEAILAALEPPEPKKPKIGLHRCALL, encoded by the exons ATGCAGACTATTAAGTGTGTTGTAGTAGGCGATGGTGCTGTTGGTAAAACCTGCCTTTTAATCTCATACACTACGAACAAGTTTCCATCTGAGTATGTACCAACG GTCTTTGATAATTATGCCGTAACGGTTATGATTGGAGGTGAACCGTACACCTTAGGATTATTCGACACTGCAG gTCAGGAAGATTATGACAGGTTAAGACCTCTGAGCTATCCCCAGACTGACGTCTTCTTAGTGTGCTTCTCGGTCGTTTCACCCTCTTCCTTTGAAAACGTTAAGGAAAAG TGGGTACCTGAAATCACTCACCACTGTCCAAAGACCCCGTTTCTGCTGGTGGGAACGCAGATTGACCTGAGGGATGACCCCTCCACAATCGAGAAGCTcgccaaaaacaaacagaagccCATCACCCCCGAGACGGCCGAGAAGCTGGCCCGTGACCTCAAGGCCGTGAAATACGTTGAGTGCTCTGCCCTCACGCAG AAAGGACTGAAGAATGTGTTTGATGAGGCGATTCTGGCTGCCCTGGAGCCACCGGAGCCCAAGAAGCCGAAAATCGGCCTGCACAGATGTGCGCTGCTCTGA
- the LOC125744515 gene encoding cell division control protein 42 homolog isoform X2: MQTIKCVVVGDGAVGKTCLLISYTTNKFPSEYVPTVFDNYAVTVMIGGEPYTLGLFDTAGQEDYDRLRPLSYPQTDVFLVCFSVVSPSSFENVKEKWVPEITHHCPKTPFLLVGTQIDLRDDPSTIEKLAKNKQKPITPETAEKLARDLKAVKYVECSALTQRGLKNVFDEAILAALEPPETQRKRKCCIF; encoded by the exons ATGCAGACTATTAAGTGTGTTGTAGTAGGCGATGGTGCTGTTGGTAAAACCTGCCTTTTAATCTCATACACTACGAACAAGTTTCCATCTGAGTATGTACCAACG GTCTTTGATAATTATGCCGTAACGGTTATGATTGGAGGTGAACCGTACACCTTAGGATTATTCGACACTGCAG gTCAGGAAGATTATGACAGGTTAAGACCTCTGAGCTATCCCCAGACTGACGTCTTCTTAGTGTGCTTCTCGGTCGTTTCACCCTCTTCCTTTGAAAACGTTAAGGAAAAG TGGGTACCTGAAATCACTCACCACTGTCCAAAGACCCCGTTTCTGCTGGTGGGAACGCAGATTGACCTGAGGGATGACCCCTCCACAATCGAGAAGCTcgccaaaaacaaacagaagccCATCACCCCCGAGACGGCCGAGAAGCTGGCCCGTGACCTCAAGGCCGTGAAATACGTTGAGTGCTCTGCCCTCACGCAG AGAGGTCTGAAGAATGTGTTTGATGAAGCTATCCTGGCTGCCCTTGAGCCACCCGAAACCCAGCGAAAGCGGAAGTGCTGTATATTCTAA
- the LOC125745306 gene encoding protein Wnt-4a-like yields the protein MSPEYLLRSLLMLILALFSANASNWLYLAKLSSSGSISEEEACERLRGLAQRQVQICKRNLEVMEAVRGGARLAIDECQHQFRNRRWNCSTLETQHVLGRVVTQGTREAAFVYAVSSASVAFEVTRACSSGELQRCGCDRNVHGPGPDGFQWSGCSDNIAYGVAFSASFVDVRERGKGSSSSRALMNLHNNEAGRKAILNNMRVECKCHGVSGSCEVKTCWKAMPQFRKVGNILKEKFDGATEVEQRKVGTSRVLVPRNPQFKPHTDEDLVYLDPSPDFCDRDARSGVLGTAGRLCNRTSKAIDGCELMCCGRGFRTEQVEVVDRCSCRFHWCCYVRCKQCRRTAETHACR from the exons GTACCTGGCCAAGCTGTCGTCTTCGGGCAGCATCTCGGAGGAGGAGGCATGCGAGAGACTCAGGGGTCTGGCCCAGCGCCAGGTGCAGATCTGCAAGCGCAACCTAGAGGTGATGGAGGCCGTCCGCGGAGGAGCCCGCCTGGCCATCGACGAGTGCCAGCACCAGTTCCGAAACCGACGCTGGAACTGCTCCACGCTGGAGACGCAGCACGTCCTCGGGAGGGTCGTGACTCAAG gcaCCAGGGAGGCCGCCTTTGTATACGCTGTCTCGTCGGCGAGCGTGGCCTTCGAGGTGACTCGAGCCTGCAGCAGCGGCGAGTTGCAGAGGTGTGGTTGCGACCGGAACGTGCACGGGCCCGGCCCTGACG GCTTCCAGTGGTCCGGCTGCTCAGACAACATCGCCTACGGTGTGGCCTTCTCCGCCTCATTTGTGGATGTTCGAGAGAGGGGCAAGGGCTCGTCCTCCAGCAGAGCACTAATGAACCTGCACAACAACGAAGCTGGGAGGAAG gCCATCCTGAACAACATGCGGGTGGAGTGTAAATGCCATGGGGTGTCGGGCAGCTGTGAGGTGAAGACCTGCTGGAAAGCCATGCCCCAGTTCCGCAAGGTGGGCAACATCCTCAAGGAGAAGTTTGACGGTGCCACCGAGGTGGAGCAGCGTAAGGTGGGCACCTCCCGTGTGCTGGTGCCTCGGAACCCCCAGTTCAAGCCTCACACGGACGAGGACTTGGTCTACCTGGACCCCAGCCCGGACTTCTGCGACCGTGACGCGAGGAGCGGGGTTCTGGGCACGGCCGGCCGGCTCTGCAACCGGACTTCGAAGGCCATCGACGGCTGCGAGCTCATGTGTTGTGGCCGTGGCTTCCGCACGGAACAGGTGGAGGTGGTGGACCGCTGTAGCTGCCGCTTCCACTGGTGCTGCTACGTCAGGTGCAAGCAGTGCCGCAGGACAGCGGAGACACATGCTTGCCGGTGA